One Moorella sp. E308F DNA segment encodes these proteins:
- the cas7b gene encoding type I-B CRISPR-associated protein Cas7/Csh2 — translation MAELVKNNGEILYIYDAKMCNPNGDPDDENRPRMDYERERNLVSDVRLKRYIRDYLQDKFKDKEQQIYITKAEGVVNATERLKVILGKNKVGQEDIPALSEKLIDVRLFGATMPIKADGGRIGSSLTFIGPVQFNWGYSLNRATLVDSVSITSQFAAESGKEQGTIGKDYRVYYSLIAFHGIISARRAEKTGLTEADIALLDEALLKAIPLLATRSKIGQYPRLYLRLEYRDADTFCGDLREYLSLEETTGLREISDVKLRLDGMADCLKSIAPRVARVYCWQHEHLCTLYQGQKVRLPLWLEGVIGKGRVQVLQA, via the coding sequence ATGGCCGAATTAGTAAAAAATAACGGGGAAATCCTTTACATCTACGATGCCAAGATGTGCAATCCTAACGGGGATCCCGACGATGAAAACCGCCCCCGTATGGACTATGAGCGGGAACGCAATCTAGTAAGCGATGTCCGCCTCAAGCGGTACATAAGGGATTACTTACAGGATAAGTTTAAAGATAAGGAACAGCAAATTTATATTACCAAGGCTGAGGGCGTGGTCAACGCCACCGAACGCCTCAAAGTTATTCTGGGCAAGAATAAAGTAGGACAGGAGGACATACCGGCCTTATCGGAGAAGCTTATAGACGTGCGGCTCTTCGGTGCTACTATGCCCATCAAAGCCGATGGCGGCAGAATAGGTTCTTCCCTGACTTTCATAGGACCAGTGCAGTTCAACTGGGGATACTCCCTTAACCGCGCTACACTGGTGGATTCCGTAAGCATTACTTCCCAGTTTGCTGCCGAAAGCGGTAAGGAGCAGGGCACCATAGGTAAAGATTACCGGGTATATTATTCCCTTATTGCCTTTCATGGCATTATAAGCGCCCGCCGGGCGGAGAAGACGGGCTTGACCGAAGCCGATATTGCTTTGCTGGATGAAGCCCTCCTCAAGGCCATCCCGTTGCTGGCTACCAGGAGCAAGATCGGCCAGTACCCGCGGCTTTACCTCCGCCTGGAATACAGGGATGCCGATACCTTCTGTGGAGACCTGCGTGAATATTTAAGCCTGGAGGAGACTACGGGTTTAAGGGAAATTAGCGATGTGAAGCTGCGTCTTGATGGAATGGCTGACTGCTTAAAAAGCATAGCTCCCCGAGTCGCTCGGGTATATTGCTGGCAGCACGAACACCTCTGCACGCTGTACCAGGGACAAAAAGTGAGGCTTCCTTTGTGGTTAGAAGGAGTGATAGGTAAGGGCAGAGTTCAGGTATTGCAGGCCTGA